In one window of Flavobacterium ginsengisoli DNA:
- a CDS encoding 3'-5' exonuclease produces the protein MNFTAIDFETATGYHPCSVGIVTVENGIIVDEYVTLIKPPNNEYNPFTIRVHGIYPKDTINAKSFFQIYPEIEKRLKNRVVVAHNESFDRNVLMKTMLLHGLNYEDLNIATKWECTVKIYKAKGIKPTKLSDCCREMDIQLNHHEALSDARACAKLYMLR, from the coding sequence ATGAATTTTACAGCTATAGATTTTGAAACCGCAACAGGATATCATCCATGTTCGGTGGGTATTGTAACAGTCGAAAACGGAATTATAGTTGACGAGTATGTAACTTTAATTAAGCCACCAAATAATGAGTATAATCCGTTTACGATTCGTGTTCATGGAATTTACCCAAAAGATACTATCAACGCAAAATCTTTTTTTCAAATTTACCCTGAGATTGAAAAGAGACTAAAAAATAGAGTTGTGGTAGCGCATAATGAAAGTTTTGACCGGAATGTTTTAATGAAAACAATGTTGCTTCATGGCTTAAATTATGAAGATTTGAATATTGCTACAAAATGGGAATGCACGGTTAAAATCTATAAAGCAAAAGGCATAAAGCCAACAAAACTAAGTGATTGCTGTCGCGAAATGGATATTCAGCTCAATCACCACGAAGCTTTATCAGATGCAAGGGCATGTGCTAAGTTATATATGCTTCGTTAA
- a CDS encoding putative porin, with translation MRIFIFLYLLVVPTLLFSQEKNPASKNNLDMNTKYSSITDTVKKKKQKIAKIDQYKIVTLEHDTIYADTSLTLKSAYKQNHLRKDLFGLMEFSNIGQPLNTLQYSLTSFSPYPEIGFSGKHSIYMQADQIRYYSVATPFTELFFNTTIKKGQNVDSFITLNVSKNLNFSIAYKGLRSEGDYNNQLVSAGNLRITTSYATTDKRYAINAHFTNQDILNEENGGITSDSDFESNSNDYKNRQRLQVYLTDAESFLKGRRLFFDHAFRVNPKDGSNNLYITHQFNYEYKDYEYKQPTVISTITSNDGTTSRIQRFGDSYSSGNINDQTKYERLYNKVGAAYENSLLGKFIFFIDDYRSNYKYNRVIIGSDGNAIPDNLFLQFNNFGAQYEYQKNKWNGRFLYSRSITNQSLSDLDAKLRYNMNEKIKFDFRYRNINKLPNNNYNLYQSSWISYNWANNFKNEKINSLSAEITTPWLTGQVQYTVLKDHLYFTDMATDAEQAAQEQIVKPMQYGNVINYLEIKASREFKFGPFALDNTLLYQKVDQSDLILNVPDFVTRNTFYYSNHFFKKALFMQTGLVFNYLTKYYGDDYNPVIAEFFVQQEKKTGGFATFDFFVNARIRQTRFYLKAEHFNALFSQSNYYSAPHNPYRDFVLRFGLVWNFFQ, from the coding sequence ATGAGAATATTCATTTTTCTATATCTATTAGTTGTACCAACTTTATTGTTTTCTCAAGAAAAAAATCCTGCTTCTAAAAATAATTTAGATATGAATACGAAATATTCAAGTATTACGGATACAGTAAAAAAGAAAAAACAAAAAATAGCGAAAATAGACCAGTATAAAATTGTTACTCTAGAACACGATACAATTTATGCTGATACTTCGTTGACTCTTAAAAGTGCTTACAAACAAAATCATCTAAGAAAAGATCTTTTTGGTCTTATGGAGTTCTCTAATATTGGACAGCCTTTAAATACATTACAATATAGTTTGACAAGTTTTTCTCCGTATCCTGAAATCGGTTTTAGTGGCAAGCATTCTATTTACATGCAGGCAGATCAAATTAGATATTATTCTGTTGCAACACCTTTTACGGAGTTGTTTTTTAACACTACAATTAAAAAAGGGCAAAATGTAGATTCATTTATCACATTAAACGTTTCTAAAAATCTTAATTTTTCTATTGCTTATAAAGGATTAAGATCTGAAGGAGATTATAATAACCAATTGGTTAGTGCAGGAAATTTAAGAATTACAACCAGTTATGCTACAACAGACAAGCGTTATGCGATAAATGCACATTTTACAAATCAAGATATTTTAAATGAAGAAAATGGAGGTATAACGAGTGATTCTGATTTTGAAAGCAATAGTAATGATTATAAAAACCGACAGAGATTGCAGGTTTATTTAACCGATGCAGAATCATTTTTAAAAGGGCGAAGATTGTTTTTTGACCATGCTTTTAGAGTAAATCCAAAAGATGGAAGCAATAACCTTTATATAACGCATCAATTTAATTATGAATATAAAGATTACGAATATAAGCAACCAACGGTAATTTCGACTATAACTTCTAATGACGGAACAACTAGCCGCATACAACGATTTGGAGATTCCTATTCGTCAGGCAATATTAACGATCAGACCAAATATGAGAGACTTTATAACAAAGTAGGTGCAGCTTATGAGAATTCGCTGTTAGGTAAATTTATATTTTTTATAGACGATTACAGATCTAATTACAAATACAACCGAGTTATTATTGGTTCTGATGGAAATGCGATTCCAGATAATTTGTTTTTGCAGTTTAATAATTTCGGTGCTCAGTATGAATATCAGAAAAACAAATGGAACGGTAGATTTTTGTATTCTAGATCAATTACCAACCAATCGCTTTCAGATTTAGATGCAAAGTTGCGATATAATATGAACGAAAAAATCAAGTTTGATTTTAGATATCGCAATATCAATAAACTGCCTAATAACAATTATAATTTGTATCAAAGTAGTTGGATTTCATATAATTGGGCAAATAATTTTAAAAACGAAAAAATCAATTCGTTAAGTGCAGAAATTACAACTCCTTGGTTAACAGGGCAAGTTCAGTATACGGTATTAAAAGATCATTTGTATTTTACAGATATGGCTACAGATGCGGAGCAAGCAGCTCAAGAGCAGATCGTTAAGCCAATGCAGTATGGAAATGTAATTAACTATTTAGAAATAAAAGCAAGCAGAGAGTTTAAATTTGGACCTTTTGCATTAGATAATACGCTTTTGTACCAAAAAGTAGATCAATCAGATTTAATTTTAAATGTACCTGATTTTGTAACTAGAAACACATTCTATTATTCAAATCATTTCTTTAAAAAAGCTTTATTTATGCAAACAGGACTTGTGTTTAATTACCTTACGAAGTATTACGGAGATGATTATAACCCTGTTATTGCTGAATTTTTTGTACAGCAGGAGAAAAAAACGGGTGGTTTTGCAACATTCGATTTCTTTGTGAATGCCAGAATACGCCAAACGCGTTTTTATTTAAAAGCAGAGCATTTTAATGCTTTGTTTTCGCAGAGCAACTATTATTCAGCGCCACATAATCCATATCGTGATTTTGTGTTGCGTTTTGGTCTGGTTTGGAATTTCTTCCAATAA
- a CDS encoding ribonuclease HII — MLEKNFSGFVLETGTDEAGRGCLAGPVTAATIILPEHFENKILNDSKQLSEKTRALLRPIIEKEALCFAVTHLFPDEIDEINILNASMKGMQECILKLKHVPEYIIVDGNRSLNAKLGLKNTFGKQFSQEEIALLKSIPNQSIIKGDGKYLSIVAASVLAKTYRDEYMDQIHEEFPMYNWKQNKGYPTKEHREAIKEFGTTKYHRMSFRLLPEQLELDLI; from the coding sequence ATGCTCGAAAAAAATTTCTCAGGATTTGTTTTGGAAACCGGAACCGATGAGGCTGGCAGAGGATGTCTAGCTGGCCCAGTTACTGCCGCGACTATAATTTTACCCGAACATTTTGAAAATAAAATCTTGAATGATAGTAAGCAATTGTCTGAAAAAACAAGAGCGCTTTTAAGACCAATTATAGAAAAAGAAGCTTTATGTTTTGCCGTTACACATTTGTTTCCAGACGAAATTGATGAAATAAATATTTTAAATGCTTCTATGAAAGGAATGCAAGAATGCATTTTAAAGTTAAAGCATGTTCCCGAATATATTATTGTTGATGGAAATCGTTCCTTAAATGCTAAACTCGGACTTAAAAATACTTTTGGAAAACAGTTTTCTCAGGAAGAAATTGCGCTTTTAAAATCGATCCCGAATCAAAGTATTATCAAAGGCGATGGAAAATACTTGAGTATTGTCGCCGCATCTGTTTTAGCAAAAACATATCGCGACGAATATATGGATCAAATTCACGAAGAATTTCCGATGTACAATTGGAAACAAAACAAAGGATATCCGACCAAAGAGCATCGTGAAGCCATTAAAGAATTTGGAACCACAAAATACCATAGAATGAGTTTTAGACTTTTGCCAGAGCAACTAGAACTTGATCTCATCTAA